The Cyclopterus lumpus isolate fCycLum1 chromosome 6, fCycLum1.pri, whole genome shotgun sequence genome contains a region encoding:
- the gan gene encoding gigaxonin isoform X1, translated as MPDSVASETGSKVSDPQHSKKLLRVLRTFWQEQSFHDALLVVDGEELAVQKNILAAASPYVRTKLNYNPPKEDGSTYRIELQGVSMAIMKQILDYIFSGDITLSEETIQDMVQASDMLLMTDLKNLCCQFLESCIAAENCIGIRLFSLHYCLYHVHYAATEFLQMHFGDVVRTEEFRELPPSRLCELLAMEKLNVGNEKHVLKAVVRWYAHDPVERKVHMKEVMSAVWLQGLDVSYLREQALGEPLMREVITEYCQQVLAAGPLQGEAMLAAFKPRGYSECIVIAGGEDRKNRKPTAVTRCMCPLYDANRQAWIELQPMSVARLGHGVVAAEGFLFVMGGVNEHHTVMDSGEKYDPDSNTWSPIPPMLQARQSFGVVELDGLIYVLGGENNEAELITVEVFDPHCSTWKIQTSMTMIRKVGCYASMNKKIYAIGGGSYGKLFDSVECFDPKTQQWTGLCPLKERRFGSVACGVGQELYVFGGVRSKEQDNPEQRQMLTCKSEFYHDEMRRWMLLDDQNLCIQTSSSFVCGAVPIGASIYVLGDLDTGTSFDYIREFRRSTGTWHHTKPMLPSDLSKTTCAALRIANCRLFRLQLSQGMFRI; from the exons ATGCCCGATTCTGTCGCGAGTGAAACCGGTTCCAAGGTTTCGGACCCACAACATTCCAAGAAACTCCTCCGGGTCCTTCGTACCTTCTGGCAGGAGCAAAGTTTCCACGACGCGCTGCTGGTGGTCGATGGAGAGGAGCTGGCGGTCCAGAAGAACATCCTGGCCGCTGCCAGCCCTTATGTCAG GACCAAGCTGAACTACAATCCCCCAAAGGAAGATGGGTCTACATACCGAATCGAGCTGCAGGGGGTCTCCATGGCCATCATGAAGCAGATCCTGGACTACATCTTTAGCGGTGAC ATCACTCTGAGTGAGGAGACCATCCAGGACATGGTGCAGGCGTCGGACATGCTTCTCATGACCGACCTCAAGAACCTGTGCTGCCAGTTCTTGGAGAGCTGCATCGCCGCAGAGAACTGCATCGGCATCCGGCTCTTCTCTCTGCACTACTGCCTCTACCACGTCCACTATGCCGCCACCGAGTTCCTGCAGATGCACTTCGGCGACGTGGTGCGCACCGAGGAGTTCAGGGAGTTGCCCCCGAGCCGGCTCTGCGAACTGCTGGCCATGGAGAAGCTGAACGTGGGCAACGAGAAGCACGTGCTGAAGGCCGTGGTGCGGTGGTACGCACACGACCCGGTGGAGCGCAAG GTGCACATGAAGGAGGTGATGTCGGCAGTTTGGCTGCAGGGCCTGGACGTGAGCTACCTGAGGGAGCAG GCCTTGGGGGAGCCACTGATGAGGGAGGTGATCACAGAGTACTGTCAGCAGGTGCTGGCAGCTGGCCCGCTGCAGGGCGAGGCCATGCTCGCCGCCTTCAAACCCCGAGGTTACTCGGAGTGCATCGTCATCGCCGGAGGGGAGGATCGCAA AAACAGGAAGCCCACTGCTGTGACGCGCTGCATGTGTCCGCTCTATGACGCCAACAGACAGGCCTGGATCGAGCTGCAGCCAATGAGCGTCGCCCGCCTCGGCCACGGCGTGGTCGCCGCCG AGGGTTTTCTGTTTGTGATGGGCGGAGTAAATGAACACCACACAGTCATGGATAGTGGAGAAAAATATGACCCCGACTCCAACACCTGGAGTCCCATACCCCCGATGCTACAG GCTCGTCAGAGCTTTGGTGTGGTGGAGCTGGACGGTCTGATCTACGTTCTCGGAGGAGAGAACAATGAAGCAGAGCTGATCACCGTCGAAGTGTTCGACCCTCACTGCAGTACCTGGAAAATTCAGACCAGTATGACCATGATCCGCAAG GTCGGCTGCTACGCCTCCATGAACAAGAAGATCTACGCCATAGGCGGGGGCTCCTACGGGAAGCTGTTTGACTCCGTCGAATGCTTTGACCCCAAAACGCAGCAGTGGACGGGCCTCTGTCCTCTGAAAGAGAGACG GTTTGGGTCGGTGGCGTGTGGCGTCGGCCAGGAGCTCTACGTGTTCGGCGGAGTTAGAAGCAAGGAGCAGGACAACCCCGAGCAAAGACAGATGCTGACCTGCAAGTCTGAGTTCTACCATGACGAGATGAGGAG GTGGATGTTGCTGGATGACCAGAACTTGTGTATCCAGACCAGCTCGTCCTTTGTTTGCGGCGCCGTGCCCATCGGAGCCAGCATCTATGTGCTGGGAGACCTGGACACAG GAACGAGCTTCGACTACATCCGGGAGTTTCGCCGCAGCACTGGGACGTGGCATCACACCAAGCCCATGTTACCCAGCGACCTCTCCAAAACAACCTGCGCCGCCCTGCGCATCGCCAACTGCCGACTGTTCCGCCTTCAGTTGAGCCAAGGCATGTTCCGGATCTGA
- the gan gene encoding gigaxonin isoform X2, translated as MVHMKEVMSAVWLQGLDVSYLREQALGEPLMREVITEYCQQVLAAGPLQGEAMLAAFKPRGYSECIVIAGGEDRKNRKPTAVTRCMCPLYDANRQAWIELQPMSVARLGHGVVAAEGFLFVMGGVNEHHTVMDSGEKYDPDSNTWSPIPPMLQARQSFGVVELDGLIYVLGGENNEAELITVEVFDPHCSTWKIQTSMTMIRKVGCYASMNKKIYAIGGGSYGKLFDSVECFDPKTQQWTGLCPLKERRFGSVACGVGQELYVFGGVRSKEQDNPEQRQMLTCKSEFYHDEMRRWMLLDDQNLCIQTSSSFVCGAVPIGASIYVLGDLDTGTSFDYIREFRRSTGTWHHTKPMLPSDLSKTTCAALRIANCRLFRLQLSQGMFRI; from the exons ATG GTGCACATGAAGGAGGTGATGTCGGCAGTTTGGCTGCAGGGCCTGGACGTGAGCTACCTGAGGGAGCAG GCCTTGGGGGAGCCACTGATGAGGGAGGTGATCACAGAGTACTGTCAGCAGGTGCTGGCAGCTGGCCCGCTGCAGGGCGAGGCCATGCTCGCCGCCTTCAAACCCCGAGGTTACTCGGAGTGCATCGTCATCGCCGGAGGGGAGGATCGCAA AAACAGGAAGCCCACTGCTGTGACGCGCTGCATGTGTCCGCTCTATGACGCCAACAGACAGGCCTGGATCGAGCTGCAGCCAATGAGCGTCGCCCGCCTCGGCCACGGCGTGGTCGCCGCCG AGGGTTTTCTGTTTGTGATGGGCGGAGTAAATGAACACCACACAGTCATGGATAGTGGAGAAAAATATGACCCCGACTCCAACACCTGGAGTCCCATACCCCCGATGCTACAG GCTCGTCAGAGCTTTGGTGTGGTGGAGCTGGACGGTCTGATCTACGTTCTCGGAGGAGAGAACAATGAAGCAGAGCTGATCACCGTCGAAGTGTTCGACCCTCACTGCAGTACCTGGAAAATTCAGACCAGTATGACCATGATCCGCAAG GTCGGCTGCTACGCCTCCATGAACAAGAAGATCTACGCCATAGGCGGGGGCTCCTACGGGAAGCTGTTTGACTCCGTCGAATGCTTTGACCCCAAAACGCAGCAGTGGACGGGCCTCTGTCCTCTGAAAGAGAGACG GTTTGGGTCGGTGGCGTGTGGCGTCGGCCAGGAGCTCTACGTGTTCGGCGGAGTTAGAAGCAAGGAGCAGGACAACCCCGAGCAAAGACAGATGCTGACCTGCAAGTCTGAGTTCTACCATGACGAGATGAGGAG GTGGATGTTGCTGGATGACCAGAACTTGTGTATCCAGACCAGCTCGTCCTTTGTTTGCGGCGCCGTGCCCATCGGAGCCAGCATCTATGTGCTGGGAGACCTGGACACAG GAACGAGCTTCGACTACATCCGGGAGTTTCGCCGCAGCACTGGGACGTGGCATCACACCAAGCCCATGTTACCCAGCGACCTCTCCAAAACAACCTGCGCCGCCCTGCGCATCGCCAACTGCCGACTGTTCCGCCTTCAGTTGAGCCAAGGCATGTTCCGGATCTGA